Proteins from one candidate division KSB1 bacterium genomic window:
- the trpE gene encoding anthranilate synthase component I has protein sequence MKPNDFSTFEAFTRHARQGNLVPVSLSMLADTFTPVSAFLRLSVQQRYGFLLESISGGEKMARYSFLGIAPAFLVRYHCAAGRPARRSLQLEPLSDRHAGFASAAAGQDIFTYLQTARQRLRPVRVPGLPRFTGGFVGFFGYETVHDLERLPAAQTTPHFPDAEFGFYDTILAFDHVRQEMLLITHVLLAEGELNLRRRYEEAVERLDELRQRLHAPLPPPAAPAAPRQRPEPQANFTAAAFCAAVARAREHIAAGDIFQVVLSQRFSCPLTVPPFQLYRALRQSNPSPYLFFLQHDQNTLLGSSPEALLRVEEGMAEMRPIAGTRRRGLDDAEDQRLEEELRADAKERAEHLMLVDLSRNDLGRVCDYASIEVPELMTVERYSHVMHLVSSVRGRLRPGVDAIDALRACFPAGTVSGAPKIRAMEIIAALEPEARGPYAGAVGYLDVHGNLDTCITIRTIWTQGRQAFFQAGAGIVADSDPGREYQETIEKSRAVWNAIDVADRGL, from the coding sequence ATGAAGCCCAACGACTTTTCCACCTTCGAAGCTTTCACCCGCCACGCCCGCCAGGGAAATCTCGTGCCGGTCAGCCTGAGCATGCTGGCGGACACCTTCACGCCGGTTTCCGCCTTTCTGCGCCTCAGCGTGCAGCAGCGCTACGGCTTTTTGCTGGAAAGCATCAGCGGCGGCGAGAAAATGGCGCGTTATTCCTTTCTCGGCATTGCCCCGGCTTTCCTGGTGCGCTATCATTGCGCCGCGGGCCGGCCGGCGCGGCGCTCGCTGCAACTGGAACCATTGTCCGACCGCCATGCCGGCTTCGCCTCCGCCGCGGCAGGGCAGGATATTTTCACTTATTTGCAGACCGCCCGGCAACGCTTGCGGCCGGTGCGCGTGCCGGGTCTGCCCCGCTTCACCGGCGGTTTTGTGGGCTTTTTCGGTTATGAGACCGTGCACGATTTGGAGCGGCTGCCCGCGGCACAGACCACACCGCATTTTCCCGACGCGGAATTCGGCTTCTATGACACGATCCTCGCCTTCGATCACGTGCGCCAGGAAATGCTGTTGATCACCCACGTGCTGCTGGCCGAAGGGGAGTTGAATTTGCGGCGGCGCTATGAAGAGGCCGTCGAGCGTCTCGACGAGTTGCGCCAGCGGCTCCATGCGCCCCTGCCACCGCCGGCAGCGCCCGCCGCGCCGCGGCAGCGGCCCGAGCCACAGGCCAATTTCACTGCCGCCGCTTTTTGTGCCGCCGTGGCCCGGGCCAGGGAACACATCGCGGCGGGTGACATCTTTCAAGTGGTGCTCTCCCAGCGGTTCTCCTGCCCGCTGACGGTGCCGCCGTTTCAACTCTACCGCGCCCTGCGGCAAAGCAATCCCTCTCCCTATCTCTTCTTCCTGCAGCATGATCAAAACACCCTGCTGGGCTCCTCACCGGAGGCGCTGTTGCGGGTGGAGGAGGGGATGGCGGAGATGCGGCCGATCGCCGGCACACGCCGCCGCGGCCTCGATGACGCGGAAGACCAGCGTTTGGAGGAGGAACTGCGCGCCGATGCCAAGGAGCGCGCCGAGCATCTCATGCTGGTGGATTTGAGCCGCAACGATCTCGGCCGCGTGTGTGACTACGCCAGCATCGAAGTGCCCGAGCTGATGACGGTGGAACGCTACTCCCATGTCATGCACCTGGTCTCCAGCGTGCGCGGCCGGTTGCGGCCGGGGGTGGATGCGATCGATGCGCTGCGCGCCTGCTTTCCCGCGGGCACGGTGAGCGGCGCGCCCAAAATCCGCGCCATGGAAATCATCGCGGCGCTGGAACCGGAAGCCCGCGGGCCTTATGCCGGCGCCGTGGGCTATCTCGATGTCCACGGCAATCTCGATACCTGCATCACCATTCGCACGATTTGGACGCAGGGCCGGCAGGCTTTCTTTCAGGCGGGCGCCGGCATCGTGGCGGATTCCGACCCCGGCCGCGAATATCAGGAGACCATCGAAAAATCGCGTGCCGTGTGGAATGCCATCGATGTGGCCGATCGCGGCTTGTAA
- a CDS encoding bifunctional anthranilate synthase component II/anthranilate phosphoribosyltransferase, protein MILMIDNFDSFTYNLVQYLGELGAALRVFRNDAITPAQIAALRPAGIVISPGPGRPEEAGITIPVIREFAGQIPLLGVCLGHQAIAAALGGAVVAAPELMHGKVSLIHHDGNGLFVGVENPFPATRYHSLLIEEASLPACLEVTARSERGLIMGVRHREFIVEGVQFHPESIMTPAGKAILANFLQMCATGTAQRTPAPSLSPSSGGVAAGQAPAPPPPASAARPAATGTSAIQHAIAQVIEQGDLDRQQAYGVMSEIMSGTATPAQIAALLVALRMKGERPQEVAGFAQAMRDKAAPVRTTRRNPIDLCGTGGDGKGTFNISTVASFVVAGGGVTVAKHGNRSVSSKTGSADVLEALGVNINLTAAQMSRCLDEIGIAFLFAPVLHQATKHAAGPRRELATRTVFNLLGPLTNPAGVRRQVLGVFDRRLLRLMADVLVQLETEFALVVHSADGLDEVSIHGPTAAIKVENGQLTPLTLTPADFGFTQLYFESLQGGNAAENAAIALRVLQGETGAARDVVLANAACGFWVAGVAENPGEGVALARRSLDSGAALAKLEALRTLSRQLGGGN, encoded by the coding sequence ATGATTCTGATGATCGACAACTTCGACTCTTTCACCTACAATCTTGTGCAATATCTCGGCGAACTGGGCGCGGCGCTGCGCGTGTTTCGCAACGATGCCATTACGCCCGCGCAAATCGCCGCGCTGCGGCCGGCCGGCATCGTGATTTCACCCGGCCCCGGCCGGCCGGAGGAGGCCGGCATCACGATTCCCGTGATCAGGGAATTCGCCGGCCAGATTCCCCTGCTCGGGGTTTGTCTGGGACATCAAGCCATCGCCGCGGCGCTGGGCGGCGCGGTGGTGGCTGCGCCCGAGCTGATGCACGGCAAAGTCTCGCTCATTCATCATGACGGCAACGGCCTGTTTGTCGGCGTGGAAAATCCCTTCCCCGCCACGCGCTATCACTCGCTGCTGATTGAAGAAGCTTCGCTGCCGGCCTGCCTGGAGGTCACCGCACGCAGCGAGCGCGGTTTGATCATGGGCGTGCGTCACCGCGAGTTCATCGTGGAGGGCGTGCAATTTCATCCCGAATCGATCATGACGCCCGCCGGCAAGGCCATTCTCGCAAATTTCCTGCAAATGTGCGCCACAGGCACGGCACAACGCACACCGGCGCCTTCGCTTTCCCCATCATCGGGTGGCGTGGCGGCGGGGCAAGCACCGGCCCCGCCACCGCCCGCCTCCGCGGCGCGGCCGGCGGCAACGGGCACCTCCGCCATTCAACACGCCATCGCGCAGGTGATCGAGCAGGGGGATCTCGACCGCCAGCAGGCTTATGGCGTGATGAGTGAGATCATGAGTGGCACCGCCACGCCCGCGCAGATTGCCGCGCTGCTGGTGGCGCTGCGCATGAAAGGTGAACGGCCGCAGGAAGTCGCCGGCTTTGCCCAGGCCATGCGCGACAAGGCGGCGCCGGTGCGCACGACGCGGCGCAATCCCATCGATTTGTGCGGCACAGGCGGCGATGGCAAAGGCACGTTCAACATCTCGACGGTGGCCTCCTTCGTGGTGGCGGGCGGCGGCGTGACGGTTGCCAAACACGGCAACCGCTCGGTGTCCAGCAAAACCGGCAGCGCCGACGTGTTGGAAGCGCTGGGCGTCAATATCAATCTGACTGCAGCGCAAATGAGCCGGTGTTTGGATGAAATCGGCATTGCGTTTTTGTTCGCGCCGGTGTTGCATCAAGCCACCAAACACGCGGCGGGGCCGCGGCGGGAGCTGGCCACGCGCACCGTGTTCAATCTGCTGGGACCGCTCACCAATCCCGCCGGCGTGCGGCGCCAGGTGCTGGGCGTGTTCGACCGCCGGCTGCTGCGGCTGATGGCCGACGTGCTGGTGCAGCTCGAGACCGAGTTCGCGCTGGTGGTGCACAGCGCGGATGGTCTCGATGAGGTTTCGATCCACGGCCCCACCGCCGCCATCAAAGTCGAAAACGGGCAGCTCACGCCGCTGACCCTGACGCCGGCGGACTTCGGCTTCACGCAGTTGTATTTCGAGAGCCTGCAGGGTGGCAATGCCGCGGAAAATGCCGCGATCGCCTTGCGCGTGCTGCAGGGTGAAACCGGTGCCGCGCGCGACGTGGTGCTGGCCAATGCCGCATGTGGTTTCTGGGTTGCCGGTGTGGCGGAAAATCCCGGCGAAGGCGTGGCCCTTGCCCGCCGCAGCCTGGACTCCGGCGCGGCCCTGGCAAAACTCGAAGCCTTGCGCACACTCAGCCGGCAGCTCGGTGGGGGAAACTAA